A DNA window from Planctomycetota bacterium contains the following coding sequences:
- a CDS encoding MoxR family ATPase yields MGEQPSSAQDVQLVEQARASRDRILAEIRKVIVGQEDLVEQVLVALFAGGHVLMVGVPGLAKTLLVSTLARTLSIGFKRIQFTPDMMPSDITGTDVLEEDHATGRKQFVFVRGPVFTNLVLADEINRTPPKTQAALLEAMQEKHVSVGRTTYALDEPFMVMATQNPIEQEGTYPLPEAQLDRFMFMVWVDYPKQAELKEIIKVTTAGRLGEPQPVLDGPQVLRLRDAVRLIPISDHVLDYIVRLVEATHPKDAASPEASRKYLAWGAGPRAGQYLSLGAKSRALLRGNLQATIADVRAVAHAVLRHRLVTNYTALAEGKEADHVVDCILEAVPEAGA; encoded by the coding sequence ATGGGCGAACAGCCATCCAGCGCGCAGGACGTGCAACTCGTGGAGCAGGCGCGAGCCTCGCGCGACCGCATTCTGGCGGAGATTCGCAAGGTCATCGTCGGACAGGAGGACCTCGTCGAGCAGGTGCTCGTGGCCCTCTTCGCCGGCGGCCACGTGCTCATGGTGGGCGTGCCGGGGCTGGCCAAGACGCTGCTCGTGAGCACCCTGGCGCGGACCCTCTCGATCGGCTTCAAACGCATCCAGTTCACGCCCGATATGATGCCCTCGGATATTACGGGCACCGACGTGCTGGAGGAGGACCACGCCACGGGGCGCAAGCAGTTCGTCTTCGTGCGCGGCCCGGTCTTCACCAACCTGGTGCTGGCCGATGAGATCAACCGCACGCCGCCGAAGACCCAGGCCGCGCTGCTCGAGGCCATGCAGGAGAAGCACGTGAGCGTCGGCCGCACCACCTACGCGCTCGACGAGCCGTTCATGGTCATGGCCACGCAGAACCCCATCGAGCAGGAGGGCACATATCCCCTGCCCGAAGCGCAACTCGACCGCTTCATGTTCATGGTGTGGGTGGATTACCCGAAGCAGGCCGAGTTGAAGGAGATCATCAAGGTCACGACGGCGGGCCGGCTGGGCGAGCCGCAGCCCGTGCTCGACGGGCCGCAGGTGCTGCGCCTGCGCGACGCCGTGCGCCTGATCCCCATCAGCGACCACGTCCTCGACTACATCGTGCGCCTCGTCGAGGCCACGCACCCCAAGGACGCGGCGTCTCCCGAGGCCAGCCGCAAGTACCTGGCCTGGGGCGCCGGGCCACGGGCCGGGCAATACCTGTCGCTCGGGGCCAAGAGCCGCGCGCTCCTCCGTGGCAACCTCCAGGCCACCATCGCCGACGTGCGCGCCGTCGCCCACGCCGTCCTGCGCCACCGCCTCGTCACCAATTACACGGCCCTGGCGGAAGGGAAGGAGGCCGACCACGTGGTGGATTGCATTCTGGAGGCCGTGCCGGAAGCCGGGGCGTGA
- a CDS encoding ornithine cyclodeaminase produces MAGRTLRFLSARDVVQALPMARAIGAMKSAFRQLSDGEAVAPTRVHIEAREPRGDALFMPSYMPAAGRMGLKIVTVYGGNAALGLPLIQAIVAVLDAATGTPVAILDGTSLTAIRTGAASGAATDLLARRDAAVVAIFGAGPQARTQLEAVCVVRGIHEARVCDPDAARAAAFAAEMATRLGIAVRAVRSAAEALAGADVVCTATTSSQPVFADAEVAPGTHVNAIGSYKPHVREVPEETVRRALVVVDHRPAALAEAGDLLIPMQKGLITEAHIHAELGEILAGRKAGRQAPGQVTLFKSVGVAVQDLAAACEALANAERRGLGVELQL; encoded by the coding sequence ATGGCCGGTCGCACGTTGCGTTTCCTTTCCGCGCGGGACGTCGTTCAGGCCCTGCCGATGGCGCGGGCGATTGGGGCGATGAAGAGCGCCTTTCGCCAGCTTTCGGACGGCGAGGCCGTGGCGCCGACCCGCGTGCACATCGAGGCGCGGGAGCCGCGTGGGGACGCGCTGTTCATGCCTTCGTACATGCCCGCCGCAGGGCGCATGGGGCTGAAGATCGTGACCGTCTACGGTGGCAACGCGGCGCTGGGCCTGCCGCTCATACAGGCGATCGTGGCGGTGCTGGACGCCGCGACGGGCACGCCGGTGGCCATCCTGGACGGCACGTCGCTCACGGCCATCCGCACGGGGGCGGCCTCGGGCGCCGCCACCGATCTGTTGGCCCGGCGCGACGCGGCCGTGGTGGCCATCTTCGGCGCCGGCCCTCAGGCGCGCACCCAGCTCGAGGCGGTGTGCGTCGTGCGGGGCATCCACGAGGCGCGCGTGTGCGACCCCGACGCCGCGCGGGCCGCGGCGTTCGCCGCTGAGATGGCGACGCGCCTTGGCATCGCCGTGCGGGCGGTGCGGTCGGCCGCCGAGGCGCTGGCAGGGGCCGACGTCGTGTGCACGGCCACCACGTCGAGCCAGCCTGTGTTCGCCGATGCGGAGGTCGCGCCGGGCACCCACGTCAACGCCATCGGGTCCTACAAGCCGCACGTGCGCGAGGTGCCCGAGGAGACGGTGCGCCGCGCGCTCGTCGTGGTGGACCATCGCCCGGCCGCTCTGGCCGAAGCGGGCGATCTGCTGATTCCGATGCAGAAGGGCCTCATCACCGAGGCGCACATCCACGCCGAGCTGGGCGAGATCCTCGCGGGCCGCAAGGCCGGGCGCCAGGCGCCCGGGCAGGTCACGCTCTTCAAGTCGGTGGGCGTGGCCGTGCAGGACCTGGCCGCCGCGTGCGAGGCGCTGGCCAACGCCGAGCGTCGCGGCCTGGGCGTTGAGCTTCAACTGTGA